A region from the Candidatus Electrothrix scaldis genome encodes:
- a CDS encoding 23S rRNA (pseudouridine(1915)-N(3))-methyltransferase RlmH yields MKISLPFLGKTKERYLDQAIEDYAGRLRRYVPLEMKVLKCKYSKNDGDQVIMAREAEQLIAHAASASLTVALDPTGREQTSEEIATALAAWEDRGIQTVCFLIGGHLGLDPQVRQQADHIWSLSRLTFTHEMTRFILLEQLYRACSIKAGHNYHK; encoded by the coding sequence ATGAAGATTTCGCTTCCCTTTCTAGGAAAAACAAAAGAAAGATACCTGGATCAGGCGATTGAGGATTATGCAGGACGCCTGCGGCGCTATGTACCGCTTGAGATGAAGGTGCTGAAATGCAAATACAGCAAGAATGATGGCGATCAGGTCATTATGGCGCGTGAGGCTGAGCAGCTCATTGCCCATGCTGCCTCAGCATCCCTGACCGTAGCTTTGGACCCCACAGGTCGCGAGCAGACCTCAGAGGAGATAGCTACCGCCCTTGCTGCTTGGGAAGATAGGGGAATCCAGACAGTCTGTTTTCTGATTGGTGGACATCTGGGCTTGGATCCGCAGGTGCGCCAGCAGGCGGATCATATCTGGTCCCTTTCACGGCTCACCTTTACCCACGAAATGACGCGGTTTATCCTTCTGGAGCAGCTCTATCGGGCCTGCTCAATCAAGGCTGGACATAATTATCATAAATGA
- a CDS encoding PD-(D/E)XK nuclease family transposase, with translation MSARKLISFDWAMKKLLRSKANFEILEGFLSELLKEDVHIQEILDSESNKESQSDRFNRVDLKVRDGQGDIIIIEFQYDREFDFLQRIFFGTTKAITEHMAEGSAYSKGVEKIISILHKNSCLS, from the coding sequence ATGTCCGCGAGAAAATTAATCAGTTTTGACTGGGCGATGAAAAAGCTCCTGCGGAGCAAGGCCAATTTTGAAATACTGGAGGGCTTTCTCAGCGAGCTTCTCAAGGAAGACGTCCATATTCAGGAGATTCTTGATAGCGAAAGCAATAAAGAAAGCCAATCAGACAGATTCAACCGAGTTGACCTGAAAGTCAGGGATGGGCAAGGAGACATAATCATTATCGAATTCCAGTATGACAGGGAGTTTGATTTTCTCCAGCGAATTTTCTTCGGCACGACCAAGGCAATCACCGAGCATATGGCGGAAGGTTCGGCGTATTCAAAGGGCGTTGAAAAGATCATCTCAATATTGCACAAAAACAGTTGCTTAAGCTAA
- a CDS encoding nucleotidyl transferase AbiEii/AbiGii toxin family protein: MLYFNTVEPETLKLLRRIQAHEECRHFSLAGGTALSLHLGHRISVDLDLFTQDQFDSNALFESLRNSDAFQDAVSSSSQTANSLSLFIKTGGPEVKVDCIRHHYPLLMPIQCVDDIRIFSVQDIAAMKLNAIANRGCKKDFFDVHSLLERFSLPELLSFFEKKYAQVNSFTVLKSLTYFDDAELDPEPMSLVGTDWHEVKSRLYSLVKNHL, encoded by the coding sequence ATGCTGTACTTCAACACTGTCGAACCGGAAACTCTGAAATTGCTGAGGAGAATACAGGCTCACGAGGAATGCCGACATTTCTCCTTGGCTGGTGGCACTGCCCTTTCTTTGCATCTTGGTCATAGGATTTCAGTTGATCTTGACTTGTTCACACAAGATCAATTTGATAGCAATGCATTATTTGAATCTCTCAGGAATTCTGATGCATTCCAAGATGCTGTTTCCAGTTCTTCCCAAACAGCGAACTCCCTCTCGCTGTTTATCAAAACAGGAGGACCGGAGGTCAAAGTTGATTGTATACGACATCATTACCCCTTATTGATGCCGATCCAATGCGTTGATGATATACGAATTTTCTCTGTACAGGATATTGCTGCAATGAAACTGAATGCCATTGCAAATCGTGGATGCAAAAAAGATTTTTTTGATGTCCACAGCTTGCTGGAGCGGTTCTCTTTACCAGAGCTTCTTTCTTTTTTTGAAAAGAAGTATGCCCAGGTAAACAGTTTCACTGTCCTGAAAAGTTTAACCTATTTTGATGATGCTGAGCTTGATCCTGAACCGATGAGTTTAGTTGGTACAGATTGGCACGAGGTTAAGAGCAGGTTATATTCTTTGGTGAAGAATCATCTTTGA
- a CDS encoding DUF86 domain-containing protein — protein sequence MLNGVITRKLEVLEETLHELESLGKVTLDTLQSDWLVRRAVERDLQILVEVVIDVCHRLISGAGKTPASSAIEAVRKCVRLGVLSSEEPFRQMVQFRDSIVHRYERIDRKILVDIVNKHLQDFKLFQKEVLYYVSNA from the coding sequence ATGCTGAACGGAGTCATTACCCGCAAACTTGAAGTGCTGGAAGAAACCCTGCACGAACTTGAATCCCTCGGCAAGGTGACGCTGGATACACTGCAAAGCGATTGGCTTGTTCGTCGGGCCGTGGAACGCGACTTACAAATCCTGGTCGAGGTCGTCATTGATGTCTGCCATCGACTCATCTCCGGGGCAGGCAAGACACCGGCCTCCAGCGCCATAGAGGCGGTCAGGAAATGTGTCCGGCTGGGAGTTCTCTCTTCCGAAGAGCCTTTTCGCCAGATGGTCCAGTTCAGAGACTCAATCGTCCACCGCTATGAGCGTATTGACCGAAAAATTCTCGTCGATATTGTCAATAAGCATTTGCAGGATTTCAAATTATTTCAAAAAGAGGTGCTGTACTATGTCAGCAATGCTTGA